The Achromobacter pestifer genome includes a region encoding these proteins:
- a CDS encoding MFS transporter — protein sequence MTQTYLDMPDAKRRIKAIFVGSMGNLVEWYDFYAYTAFALYFAPAFFPSHDPVVQQLNAATLFAAGFIVRPLGGWLFGHLADRHGRRLSLMVSVGMMCVGSLIIAITPTYATIGLAAPAILALARVIEGLSLGGEYGASATYLTEIADPDHRGFYSSFQYVTLIGGQLCAILVLLLLQNVFLTHEQLVEWGWRIPFVIGAMLAIVTALMRRDMPETDSYKEAQKAPKPQTSSLRGLLQYPREVAIVVGLTAGGTAAFYTFTTYMQTFVRQTSGFSDIVTTYIIAGSLIFALILQPVYGALSDRIGRKPLLIFFGVAGAALTVPILMTLSHTRSPFVAFLLVCGAWVFTAGYTSINAVVKAELFPTNIRATGVAVPYAVTVSIFGGTAPAIALFFKQQGHEEWFYYYLAGIIFLSLLVYATMRDTKHHSAMHQHA from the coding sequence ATGACGCAAACATATCTCGACATGCCCGACGCGAAGCGCCGCATCAAGGCGATCTTCGTCGGCTCCATGGGCAATCTGGTGGAGTGGTATGACTTCTACGCCTATACCGCCTTCGCGCTGTACTTCGCCCCCGCCTTCTTCCCCTCGCACGACCCTGTCGTCCAGCAATTGAACGCGGCCACGCTGTTCGCGGCCGGCTTCATCGTGCGCCCGCTGGGCGGCTGGCTGTTCGGCCATCTGGCGGACCGCCACGGGCGGCGCCTGTCGCTGATGGTGTCGGTGGGGATGATGTGCGTGGGCTCGCTGATCATCGCGATCACGCCCACCTACGCCACCATCGGTCTGGCGGCGCCGGCCATTCTGGCCCTGGCGCGCGTGATCGAGGGCCTGAGCCTGGGCGGCGAGTACGGCGCCAGCGCCACCTATCTGACCGAAATCGCCGACCCCGACCATCGCGGCTTCTATTCCAGCTTCCAGTACGTGACCCTGATCGGCGGACAGCTTTGCGCCATCCTGGTGCTGCTGCTGTTGCAGAACGTATTCCTGACCCACGAGCAGTTGGTGGAATGGGGCTGGCGCATCCCGTTCGTCATCGGCGCCATGCTGGCCATCGTCACCGCGCTGATGCGGCGCGACATGCCCGAGACGGATTCCTACAAGGAAGCCCAGAAGGCGCCCAAACCGCAGACCAGTTCGCTGCGCGGCCTGCTGCAGTATCCGCGCGAAGTCGCGATCGTGGTGGGCCTGACCGCGGGCGGCACCGCGGCGTTCTATACCTTCACCACCTACATGCAGACCTTCGTGCGCCAGACCTCGGGCTTCTCCGACATCGTCACGACCTACATCATCGCGGGCTCGCTGATCTTCGCGCTGATCCTGCAACCGGTCTATGGCGCGCTATCCGACAGGATCGGGCGCAAGCCGCTGCTGATTTTCTTCGGCGTGGCGGGCGCGGCGCTCACCGTGCCCATCCTGATGACCCTGTCGCACACCCGTTCGCCCTTCGTCGCCTTCCTGCTGGTTTGCGGCGCCTGGGTGTTCACGGCCGGCTACACCTCCATCAATGCAGTGGTAAAGGCGGAACTCTTTCCCACCAATATCCGCGCCACGGGCGTGGCCGTGCCCTACGCCGTGACCGTATCGATCTTCGGCGGCACGGCGCCGGCCATCGCCCTGTTCTTCAAGCAGCAAGGGCATGAGGAGTGGTTCTACTACTACCTCGCGGGCATCATTTTCCTGTCACTGCTGGTGTACGCCACCATGCGCGACACCAAGCATCACTCGGCCATGCACCAGCACGCCTGA